A single window of Spirochaetota bacterium DNA harbors:
- a CDS encoding homocysteine biosynthesis protein, whose translation MDTIPIQRSYEEINDKIRQGTAVVLRADEMTELVASEGVKSAFKKVDVVTTGTFGAMCSSGAFINFGHTRPRMKASNVWLNDVEAYGGLAAVDTYIGATQVQDDDPLNKVHPGQFRYGGGHVIEDLIAGRPVRLRAKSYGTDCYPLREYETTVTIGDLRDAFLYNPRNAYQNYNCAVNLSKRTIYTYMGILRPNMGNATFSSAGQLSPLLNDPYYWTIGVGTRIFLGGASGVVSWRGTQHNPDARRGDNGVVREGAGTIAVTGDMKEMSAEFIRGASLVGYGCSLMVGLGIPIPILNEDLARFTGVSDLDIVCQVVDYGIDYPNSINHTLGEVSYAELKTGRIDVQGKNIPAAPLSSYPMAVKVAEKLKAWIREKGFILGVPQVTLPGAPFTAP comes from the coding sequence ATGGATACCATCCCGATACAGCGAAGCTACGAAGAGATAAACGATAAAATCAGGCAGGGCACGGCGGTCGTGCTGCGCGCCGACGAGATGACCGAGCTGGTTGCCTCCGAGGGCGTGAAGAGCGCCTTTAAAAAAGTTGACGTGGTGACCACCGGCACCTTCGGCGCCATGTGTTCATCGGGGGCGTTCATCAATTTCGGCCACACCAGGCCCAGGATGAAGGCGTCGAACGTGTGGCTTAACGACGTGGAGGCGTATGGGGGCCTGGCCGCGGTCGACACCTACATCGGGGCCACGCAGGTGCAGGACGACGACCCGCTCAATAAAGTGCATCCCGGACAGTTCCGCTACGGCGGCGGCCACGTCATCGAGGACCTCATCGCGGGCCGCCCGGTCAGGCTGCGCGCCAAATCTTACGGCACGGACTGCTACCCGCTTCGCGAATACGAAACCACCGTCACCATCGGGGACCTTCGCGACGCCTTTCTTTACAATCCGAGAAACGCATATCAGAACTACAACTGCGCGGTGAATCTCTCAAAGCGCACAATCTACACCTACATGGGAATTCTCAGGCCCAACATGGGCAACGCCACCTTTTCCAGCGCCGGACAGCTCTCACCGCTGTTGAACGATCCGTATTACTGGACCATCGGCGTCGGCACGCGGATTTTTTTGGGCGGCGCAAGCGGCGTGGTGAGCTGGCGCGGCACCCAGCACAACCCGGACGCCCGGAGGGGCGACAACGGCGTTGTCCGAGAGGGGGCGGGAACGATCGCCGTCACCGGCGACATGAAGGAGATGTCGGCCGAGTTTATTCGGGGCGCGTCGCTGGTGGGCTACGGCTGTTCGCTCATGGTGGGCCTCGGCATCCCGATCCCGATACTGAACGAGGACCTGGCCCGATTCACCGGCGTTTCCGACCTCGATATCGTCTGTCAGGTGGTGGACTACGGCATCGACTACCCCAACTCGATCAACCATACGCTGGGCGAGGTAAGCTACGCCGAGCTTAAAACCGGAAGGATCGACGTACAGGGTAAAAACATCCCGGCCGCGCCGCTCTCGAGCTATCCCATGGCGGTGAAGGTGGCCGAAAAACTGAAAGCATGGATACGCGAAAAAGGATTCATCCTTGGTGTGCCGCAGGTAACGCTGCCCGGTGCGCCCTTCACGGCGCCCTGA
- a CDS encoding cyclic nucleotide-binding domain-containing protein, whose protein sequence is MAGRVLRYNAGEKIIEAGKVEQRMYIILEGSVGITLSDGKNTIRVATLVRGDFFGEISLFNSSPRSATATALGEVKVAYLDNLHDLKAFLVKNPSFAAKMVHILAQRLAKTDEILIGKISELSRVQLMDR, encoded by the coding sequence ATGGCCGGTCGCGTGTTGCGTTACAATGCCGGAGAGAAGATCATCGAGGCGGGTAAGGTCGAGCAGCGGATGTACATCATCCTGGAAGGCTCGGTGGGGATAACCCTTAGCGACGGGAAGAACACCATACGGGTGGCCACCCTTGTGCGGGGCGATTTCTTCGGCGAGATATCGCTCTTCAACAGCTCGCCGAGGAGCGCGACCGCGACCGCGCTGGGAGAGGTAAAGGTCGCCTACCTCGACAATCTGCACGACCTCAAGGCCTTCCTGGTGAAAAACCCGTCCTTCGCCGCCAAGATGGTGCATATACTCGCCCAGCGGCTCGCGAAGACCGATGAAATCCTCATCGGTAAAATCAGCGAGTTGAGCCGCGTGCAATTAATGGATAGATAG